In Streptomyces longhuiensis, the following proteins share a genomic window:
- a CDS encoding DUF6400 family protein has product MNQDNSPGLIPFTIDLTFEEARRRAEVVAALGPDWDPVAVLRGEDEAHALLYSGLDAGQQRTYDLLVEAGVLPGEEPGRAASH; this is encoded by the coding sequence ATGAACCAAGACAATTCCCCTGGCCTCATACCCTTCACGATCGACCTGACCTTCGAGGAGGCCCGGCGCCGTGCCGAGGTCGTGGCCGCGCTCGGCCCCGACTGGGATCCGGTGGCCGTCCTGCGGGGCGAGGACGAGGCGCACGCCCTCCTCTACTCGGGTCTGGACGCCGGGCAGCAGCGCACCTACGACCTCTTGGTGGAAGCCGGTGTCCTGCCGGGAGAGGAGCCGGGCCGTGCGGCTTCCCATTGA
- a CDS encoding acyl-CoA dehydrogenase family protein, which produces MNAPVLESEEHQALRSAVAALGSRFGRDYMTRVVREEGHPEELWAEAAKLGYLGVNLPEEHGGGGGGMYELSLVLEELGASGAPLLMMVVSPAICGTVISRFGTPGQKAAWLPGLADGSRTMAFGITEPDAGSNSHRITTTARRDGDSGDWILSGRKVFVSGVDIADATLVVGRTEDARTGSLKPCLFIVPRDAEGFGRRRIDMELQAPEKQFELVLDDVRLPADALVGDEDAGLLQLFAGLNPERIMTAAFAIGMGRFALARAVGYAKERSVWKSPIGAHQAIAHPLAQAHIELETARLMMQKAAHLYDAGDDIGAGEAANMAKYAAAEACVRAVDQAVHTLGGNGLTREFGLASLITASRVARIAPVSREMILNYVSHQTLGLPKSY; this is translated from the coding sequence GTGAACGCTCCCGTCCTCGAATCCGAGGAGCACCAGGCCCTGCGCTCCGCCGTCGCCGCTCTCGGCAGCCGCTTCGGCCGCGACTACATGACCCGCGTCGTCCGCGAGGAGGGCCACCCCGAGGAGCTGTGGGCGGAGGCCGCGAAGCTCGGGTACCTGGGCGTGAACCTGCCCGAGGAGCACGGCGGCGGGGGCGGCGGCATGTACGAACTGTCGCTGGTCCTGGAGGAGTTGGGCGCCTCTGGTGCGCCGCTGCTGATGATGGTCGTGTCGCCCGCGATCTGCGGCACCGTCATCTCCCGCTTCGGCACGCCCGGGCAGAAGGCGGCCTGGCTGCCGGGTCTCGCCGACGGCAGCCGCACGATGGCGTTCGGGATCACCGAGCCCGACGCGGGCTCCAACTCGCACCGCATCACCACCACCGCCCGCCGCGACGGGGACAGCGGCGACTGGATCCTGTCCGGGCGCAAGGTGTTCGTGTCCGGCGTGGACATAGCCGACGCCACCCTCGTCGTGGGCCGTACCGAGGACGCCCGTACGGGCAGCCTCAAGCCGTGCCTGTTCATCGTGCCCCGCGACGCCGAGGGGTTCGGGCGGCGGCGGATCGACATGGAACTCCAGGCGCCGGAGAAGCAGTTCGAGCTCGTGCTCGACGACGTACGGCTGCCGGCGGACGCGCTCGTCGGTGACGAGGACGCCGGCCTGCTCCAGCTGTTCGCGGGCCTCAACCCCGAGCGCATCATGACGGCCGCGTTCGCGATCGGCATGGGCCGCTTCGCGCTGGCCAGGGCCGTCGGGTACGCGAAGGAGCGCAGCGTCTGGAAGTCGCCCATCGGCGCGCACCAGGCCATCGCGCACCCGCTCGCGCAGGCCCACATCGAACTGGAGACGGCCCGCCTGATGATGCAGAAGGCGGCCCACCTGTACGACGCGGGCGACGACATCGGGGCGGGCGAGGCCGCGAACATGGCGAAGTACGCGGCCGCGGAGGCCTGTGTGCGGGCCGTCGACCAGGCGGTGCACACGCTGGGCGGCAACGGGCTCACTCGCGAGTTCGGCCTGGCCTCGCTCATCACGGCGTCCCGCGTGGCCCGCATCGCTCCCGTGAGCCGGGAAATGATCCTGAACTACGTGTCCCACCAGACCCTGGGACTGCCGAAGTCGTACTAG
- a CDS encoding enoyl-CoA hydratase family protein, with product MSTEKTLVHSSHERGITTLTLDSPANRNALSAALVAELADALTACGKDDAVRAVVLTHTGNTFSAGADLKSPPPPEALVALLRQIVALDRPVVARIAGHVRAGGLGLLGACDISAASHAASFAFTEVRIGVAPAVISLPLLPRTDPRAVARYYLTGERFDAAEAVRIGLLTTAGDDVDVALAPVLDGLRRSSPQGLAETKRLLTAKVLEAFDRDAADLSVLSARLFSSAQASEGMTAFLERRDPAWVL from the coding sequence GTGAGCACGGAAAAGACCCTGGTCCACTCCTCGCACGAGCGCGGGATCACCACCCTCACCCTCGACTCCCCGGCCAACCGCAACGCCCTCTCGGCAGCGCTCGTCGCCGAGCTGGCGGACGCGCTCACGGCGTGCGGCAAGGACGACGCCGTACGGGCCGTCGTCCTCACCCACACCGGCAACACGTTCAGCGCGGGCGCCGACCTGAAGTCCCCGCCCCCGCCCGAGGCCCTGGTCGCTCTCCTGCGGCAGATCGTCGCGCTCGACCGGCCCGTCGTCGCGCGGATCGCCGGGCATGTGCGCGCGGGCGGGCTCGGTCTGCTCGGGGCCTGCGACATCTCGGCCGCCTCGCACGCCGCCTCGTTCGCGTTCACCGAGGTCCGCATAGGGGTCGCGCCGGCCGTCATCTCGCTGCCCCTGCTGCCCCGCACCGACCCGCGCGCCGTCGCCCGCTACTACCTGACGGGTGAGCGCTTCGACGCGGCGGAAGCGGTCCGCATCGGGCTCCTGACGACGGCCGGCGACGACGTCGACGTGGCCCTCGCCCCCGTCCTCGACGGGCTGCGCAGGTCGTCCCCGCAGGGCCTGGCCGAGACGAAACGGCTGCTCACGGCTAAGGTGCTGGAGGCCTTCGACCGGGACGCGGCCGACCTGAGCGTGCTCTCGGCCCGGCTGTTCTCCTCCGCGCAGGCAAGCGAAGGGATGACGGCCTTCCTCGAACGACGGGATCCCGCATGGGTGCTGTGA